acactttctttctttcttccgtCACTATCCATTCAATTTACAGTCCACTGATTACACTGAAGCTCTTTCTGGGATCACACAGGATAACATGCCTAAGCAAGATGTTTCGCTTTGGTATTAGCAAGGATGTTGCTCAAATGTATATCAAGTACCACGACTTTGTGTACATGGATATCACTTGTTTCCAATAGGGAAGATCTACACATTATCAAGTGGATTTGAATCGCCTACCGTTCTCTCAGTTTGGTGTTTCCGTTACCACGTAGTTGTAGAGGTTGGAGGAATGTATTTATACTGAACTCAcaggtagtcctgaacttagagttacaagttcaaaagttaaggacatgtaatcCTAAATTTAGAGTTACAAGCTCAAAAactaaggacaggtagtccttaaCATAGACTTATaagctcataaattaaggacagatagtcctgaacttcgagttccagttcaaaagttaaagacatgtagtcctgaacttagagttacaagttcaaaagttaaggacaagtagtccgaaacttagacttacaaactcataaattaaggacagctagtcctgaacttacagtaacaagctcataagttaaggacacttggtcctgaactttatgaGCAGGGGTATTTTCGACCGGGCGGGTAAAAGTTTATTAAGGCAGTAGCTAAAAACATTTTAAAtagtggcttaaaagtaaatacatatcTTATTACTGGCTAACCGTGTACTTCCCCGAAAATGTTAGACCAAGTCTAATTTTTCTCATATAATTTTCAGTTGctcaaaaaatatatctttagACAGTAGTCTAAAGAATTTATCAGTCGCGAGAAAGATAAAAAGATAGATTATTTACTAAACAACTGATATAACAAGGACCATCGCTGAAAATTCCATGGTTGAACTGAGTTTTTTCCGTTGTGTCATTTCCATAATAGGCCTTAAAGCGTACAATTCCATTGCTCAACCTAAGCGTAGAGGACCAATAGAAGACCTAATTAAGAGTATTATTGTTGGCAAATGAGTATGGCCATCTAATGTTCAAACTTAGTCATTAATGCCGTTCTTTCATTTGATATTAGGTCTAGTATTTGGAAGGGTTAGAAACTTAATAAGATTCACTAAATTCTTGTTTCGTCGGGTGAATATGGATTAAAATTTGCTTTACTTAAGAAAGTTTTTACCCCAATAAGAAAGACCATGCATGATTGCAAAATGTGGTAGCTGAAGAAGAAAAACACTTTTTGGCCATATGCTGAATTGATGTTCTAGCAATCCTTACTTTAATTTTTCTTGTAAAGCTTATAAAACTTTTCCTTCACTTTCATTGTAGCAAATTACTAACCACGAAAACATTACAAATATCTCATCCCATATCTGTGAATTTAAAGTGGCAATAAAGCATGTGCCGATTTTTTTAATTACTTTCCGCGCACATTCTGCGTATGAGCTTTCATTATGACTTTAAAAAAAGCGGCTCTCTATTATTAAAGGAACGATATGAATTTTCCAATATATTAATGGATATTGAATTTTAATAAAACTTTACAGTTCAAAAGTAGGTACTTAAAAGCTACTTTTAATTAACGATAATGATAGACATAATGCATGGATTAAATGGTATATAACCGACGTGTGTACTTGTTGAAATGTCAACGTCTCCAACCACAATTACAAAACTTTACCAATTTTCAAAGCAAAATGAGAAACACACCCAAAATTCCGAGATCCAGGGTCAATTGGCAACGCGCATATTAGCTCTCCACACTTTTGAATTTGCCTTCTCAGCTACAACCACATATTATTGtcttaaattttttttaacttataAGTCGGTTGATCTTGAAAAAAAGGTACCATAAATGCAAAGAAGAAAAAGTCTGCCATCTAGAAATTGTTACAGTTGAAATTTGAACATTGAGATTTATCGCAGCCACCATACATAGCATGTATTCCAAGTCAAGTTAGGACTTAGGAACACTATTAATGTCATAATTGGTGAATTTTTGTAACTCTAGGATATAAGAGTGGTATTTGATTTTTGAGTTCTTGAATTATTCATCAGTTtgaaacttttttttaaaaaaattcagtaATAATTTTTAGCAAAAACAGCTCAAACaaacattttttgtttttttttcttctagagAATCAAAGACTGAATTTGTATACTCAATTGTTGCAAATTCTAAACAAAAGCCACCGTAGTTAATTGAGACTAATTTTTTAGACAAATCGATGCTATATCAGTTGGCACACATTTGCCAAATTCAACCAAGAAACATATGTAAAAAATTCTTACTTCGCCAATGCATAGCTCATAATTACCTCTGTAATATTAACTCAACTGAGATTAACTTAATTtacttttcaaataaaaaaatgcTGCAAAGACGTTTAAAAAGCATGGAACCCAGTCCCTTAACCTAAAGGGAAAGTAGAGGCCACAAAAAACCAAGACAGTTAATTGGCCGACTCTCTCTCAGTTACAAAAACGCATTGATTTGTACAATTCCTATAAAATGTGACACCTGCAATGCTGCAATGGGTCTCTTTCTCGGCTACCAATTAATAAAACAAGAATGGAGTTCTTAAAAGCACCATATTTAGAAAGTGCAGATCAATCCAAACATAGATACTTTTGCAAGATCTTTTAATTTCCATTTACATTTGACCATGCATATGTCGTTTGACAGATGTCTGTTTCTTAAAATGGGTTTAGTAAATTACATTATccactatattttttttaaaaaaaatatccactatatcttttttttaatcTCTTAGATATCGTTACATGGTGGTAGAGTCTTTTCCTTATATAGTAAGTTTAGATAGACGCCGAGTAAATAGATTGAGGGCATCTGTGATCTGTGATCTGTGCATGGACATTCTTCAGCAAACAGGCATTATTTCCTTAAGTAGGTATATTACTTTCCATAATGTTTTTGAATTAGGCTCCTCGTCTGACTTTGCCAACGACTTGTTCTGCCCCATACACCAAGCTGCACCAACCTTGCAGCAAGGTCCTTGCTTGTTTAGACTTTTTCACTCTCCTCCGTTCCTttaatttacggtcaaacctctctataatagTCTTATTTGTTCTGATATTATTTGGTTGGGGTGTTTTATAAaaaacatatattataatataacATAAATCAATTCGAAAAAATTTGGCTTGCTTAGTGAATTGTTATTATATAGAGATGCTGTGATAGAGATATCTAACTGTATATATGCACTGATAGTATAATTTTTTGCACATTAGTCGAATAACTTTTGTTCAAAGTTAAGATGTCATTTCTTAAAATTAAATGCAAGAAGTATGAATTAAAATCATGTCATGTATATATTGTTCTTGGTCTTAAGGTTGAAGTTTCatctgaatttttttttcaaactttaTGTATTAAGATCTCCCTACTAGTGGGAGCTATAGGAAGTTGGTATTAAAAAAAAGTTATCCGGCCCCAGCATATTGTATTTTTTTCTTGTCTTCTAGAATATGTAATTAAATTAGACGGGACTATttgcatattaattaattagataGGATTCCTCCGTTATCCTCTGATGTATTAGACGAGTGCTTGTAAATATCTTCTGATAATATTAGCTTTGAATTTTATACCATTATTATTGATTTGTGATCTCCACAACATATAGTTGGTTCCATGCATACACGagctaaaaaatataaaagataagTTTGCTATTTTAATGGAGTGAGCATGAATTTAAATATTGATACACGTACTATAAACTGGAAGTTTGAGGCATCCTAGTCAGATTCTTTCACGCTCCTTCATTATTAAATAACTCTATTTGCTAAGTACAATACTTTAATAAATAATACTGTAGATCGTATATAGGACCACTTACTAATAAATACACACCACATGCTTTAGCGAATTTTGTACCTCTTCTCAGGCCTTCCTTTGGAATCTTCAGTTCATAAATATCTAATTTCTTGCCAAAAGGTTAACTTTAATTGTTAAGAATAGTAAAGCTTTTTGCGAATTCAGATTTTAATCCAAACGACAAGCAATTTGAACCAGAGAATGAATGGTAAAGCTGTTGTTGAAGATGCATACCTTTATAGTGAAGAGACGAATCTCACAGTTCTCAAGACTTCCCTTTTCTTCACTGGCGATGGCTTCACTGCCTACGATTGCAAAGGCGAGCTTGTTTTCCGAGTCGATACGTATGGACCGGACTCTCGTGACCTGGGTGAACTCGTTCTAATGGACGCCACTGGTAGATGCCTTCTCACTGTTCGACGTAAGGTACTCATCAATAGTCAAAATCCCTAACTTTCAATTTCTAATTTTGACCTTGTTGTTATCATATAATTGCGATATTCATTCAGTTTTCAATGTACGAGTTGATTCAGTTTTGATTCTTTGGAACAGAGGCCGAGTCTACATAACAGGTGGGAAGGATTCTTAGGGGAAAGAGAAGAGGGACAAAAGCCAATATTCAGCGTGCGTAGATCCTCAATTATCGGAAGATCGAGCGTGACGGTGGAGGTATACAGCAATCCAATGGAAGAGTATCAGATCGAAGGGTCATTTGCGCAGAGGAACTGCACGTTTTTCAACGCCGATAAAGTATCAGTGGCTGAGATTAGACGCAAAGTGGATACTTGTGCCAATGTAGTGCTTGGGAAGGACGTTTTCTCTTTATCAGTTAAGCCTGGTTTTGATGGTGCTTTCGCCATGGGATTAGTCCTTGTGCTTGATCAGATTCAAGGTGATGATTATGTTAATCCGAATGATAATCGGGTCGATGCGGACCCCATATCCGATTATCCCAATCTTTCTTCTTGAATTTTCATCCCATGTCACTGTAATCTATAAAACTAATCTTTTCTTTTGTTCCCTTTTTGCttttttgtaaaataataaaTCCTACTAACTGAAAAGAATCTGGATTAAAATATCACATTTAAAGAATTCGGTAAACCACTAGTGGAATGGTTATATATGTATTATTATCTTATATTCTATACACAGGGGCGGATTTACCTGGAGCGAGGCGGTCTCATTAATACAAGACTATTCTTAGAGTATCAATAACTAATATTTCAAAGAATTACATAAATGTTATATTATTAtggttgagttataaaataaagttAAAGTTCAAAATTGTAAGTTTCTAAAAGTGATAATTATTGATCTTATTTAGGTAGGTCAAGGAAAATAAAACTTTGCCCCATATAAGTTCTTAACCATCTCATTCAATTGACACAAAACGTCTTTTTTTTGTTCTCGAGCAAAATGCAATTTGTTCTATTTCTTTAATATATAAGAAATACTATAGGAACTATTTCCAActgattaaaaaaataaattactaTTACAGAAAGTAAATTCAACCGCTACATTTTAATTAatctactcttttttttttattttaattttccatATATGAAATTATATGTATGAATTTATTCAAGAGTTTTATAGGATTTTGCAGTTAATGTTTATTACTATATTATAATCGAAtttgcattattttttattttttccaccACAAATGCTATTCCTATAAAAATAAATCTAATTTTTGTATCTAAAAGTCTTGTCGAAAAAGGGTTTACTTATATGATGATTTGGAAAGAAATTGAAtgggatttttttttaatttgtttattaAAAACATTAATATTTATTCTTATTAAAAAAAACGATTCAATTTTTGTTGATTGAAATTAGTAATATTAACTCATTGCAAGTTTTAAATATTTGACTATAgttataattttatttaaaattatatttttcaagcctaaaaaatcaatctgatattTAAGTTTGGATATTGTATTAACAAAGCTATTcgtgtttttttttttactattgcCAACAACCAAACACCTCTCTCTCTTATGTTTTTATAGTTACTTGTTGAAATTATTGAGGTGTAATTTTCAAAGATTATAGTATGAGATAAATTATACAAAGTAAATTTAAGTAAAATAAGTAGTTGGTGATatcaaaaataaattctaattttAAGCTTTTAAAAGACACTTAATCTTATAGTTAATGTCTAGTATTTTTAATATGTTGGTTTAAAAAGATTAATTTACATTCTAATATTTTTCCACCTATATTTAATATTTTCCTTTTAGAATATGAAGTTTTTAGTGAATTAAAATTGAATTAGGACTATTTTCCTTAAGGtgagtgtgacgacccggccagtcgtctcatgagttatcgctccgtttttcccatttctgcttctttatgcttcgttatccgcgTTTTATGTGATCGGATTGATTAgattgagttcggagaggatttggtaagaaatgagacacgtagtctcttttaagaaggtttaagttggaaaaatcaaccggatgttgacttatgtgttaaagagctcggatgtgagtttctatggttcggttagcttcgggaggtgatttatggcttaggagcgtgatcagaattggttttggaggtctggagtagaattaggcttgaattggcgaaactgatattttggcaatttccggttgattggtgagattttgatataagggttggaatggaattacgagagttgcagtagattcattgtgtcatttgggacgtgtgtgcaaaatttcaggtcattcggacgtggtttggttgggtttttgatcgaaaacgtatttcggaagatttctcaaaaattaggcttgaatccgatgtgtttcgggtaatttgatgttgtttgaggtgttctaatgattggaacaagtttggataaggtattgaattatgtttgtacttttggttgaggtccggggggcaTCAGGgcgatttcggatggctaacgggaaagTTTGATGTTTAATGCAGCTTCAGATTTTGCTGgttctggtgtttttgcacctgcggtttgggggccgcaggtgcggtgccgcacatgcggaaggggagccgcagaagcggatttgggaagaatagtcagggaccgcaaatgcggcatatggaccgcacctgcggagtcgtaGATGCGGctcgtggaccgcagatgcggaatctggtcccttaagtgatttccgcagaagcggatgctagactgcagaagcggtggtggggtcgcagatgcgaaaacccctaggcagaatgttttaattcatttcatccgcgattctgaagctcatttactccatagttggtctttttgagagctttttgaaggaaatcgaagagggattcaaagagaaacgtttggaggtaagaatttcggaccAAAAACTTGATtttattgtgaaatctacctagaaaatcatggaatttaagctaaaaatggaagaactagggcttgggattttgggcTTTTGAATTGGAGATTTGAAAGACCATTTGCGGTTAGATTTgaggacttttgatatgtatgcactcgtggggtgataaggaatctaatgatgcgaaaatttctgagtttcgaggaGTGGGCACGGGGCTCAAATtatgctaatttcgggatttttgatattttttgattgctttcacttgggctttgttcccttagcatattgtgacgtattccttctgattttggatagattcgacgcgcgtggaggccgattcgaggggcaaaggcgtcgcgagctagaggtTTAGTCggtgaggtgagtaatgattataaatgatgtcctgagggctagaaaccccggattgcacatcgtagtgccatatagaggtgagacacacgctgatGATGAGCGTtaggtcatttactattggggattgtgacttggtctgtcccgattgatgattttaccgcgtatttgactgaaacttatttgttatcatcatgatttgggttgatcgccatatttgggcttcgtgtcaactatttgaacccttcggtgatttttatcactatttcctcattgttttgacttattacttgaactcagtcctgttgttttctactgttttacaactcaaccacttttactcagttttgagacttaaatgatatttctaaatgatgttttgggctgaaaacTAATGTTTTACTAAtccccgaggggcttgtgatgattttcagaCTGAGTGcggccgagggccagatgtgaggctacactgagtgatatgaggccgagggcctgaaatACATttatacgccatgaggtggcttgagtaATGTGAGGCCGAGAGCCGAGAGTTGATGCCactagatggcttgatattgcgcttgggccgtaaggggcccctctggagtttgtacacctccagtgagagcgggtacccattgtgatctgagagtgagcccgaggggctggtactattctgagttgttgcccgaggggcggatttctatttgttaattacctgccaaattacttgttttactggtTGTGAAAGGAAATTTACTTGAgatttcactgatttactgtttaagtgattttactgcttcggtATAGATTGGTTTATGTTttcacgtgttttcttgctttcagccattatttatatttattactcactgagttggagtactcactttactccctgcacccctgtgtgcagattcaggcgtagcaggTCCCGTtcctgagtgctgatccctccaatccaggcggtgtttcggagactacgaggtagctattgGCGTCTGCAGCCCCCGTGTCTCCCTAATCTTATTACTTTTATGTTATTCAAACAGTTGTACCAGATATTGTATTTAGTAGACTCGTATTTGGATctttagttgctcatgacttgtgacaccccggttagggctgtgtcgggttggatttccgctttgttatctctatttccgCAAATTGTGCTATTAGATCATGTTTGAATTATTCTTATGCTATTTAACTACTTAAAAGGACGAATTGggttagactggctggccttgtcttcacgagaggcgccatcacgaccgggttcggggttagggtcgtgacaagttggtatcacagcctaggttacataggtctcacgagtcatgagcaggtttagtagagtctcgcggatcggtacagagacgtctgtatttatcctcgagaggttgcagaacctcttaggaaaaacttcatattcttgaattcttgtcatgcaaacttgttgatccgagaactaaacttctattatcctattctctcacagatggtgagaacgcgAGCTACGGACGAggtggatgaccaccagtgccactcgttgaggccaccagaggccgtggacgcggtcgtggtcatggcagaggcagagcagcgagggcagcacctgttgatccaccagctgccccagctcaAGATCACGCTCCAGCTATGGATGTTCCAACAGCACCAGtttaggcaccagctgtgccaaTCATGATCCCGGGTCTACAGGAGGCCTTGAcccagatcttatcagtttgcaccgGCCTGGCTCaagcagtttcagccaccacagcagcagctacttcataggccgggggaggcaatcaaacccccgctgcttgcacacctgagcaggtagtgtagggactacagacgccgggggcacctccagcctagccggttgcaccagctcaggagttcaTTGTACCAGTTATGCTGGATGATGAGcaacgtcgtcttgagaggtttggtaaactCCAGtttccgtcattcagtggtgctgagggcgaggatgcctagggttttctaGATAAGTGTCAGTGGATGCTCCGTACCGTAGAGATTCTCGAGTTTAGTGgcgtggcatttaccacctttcagttttctggggccgCCTTCATTTGGTGGGAGGCGTGTGAGAGGTGTAGGCCGactggtgcagcgccccttacttggcagcagttctccactctcttcttggagaagtatgtaccgtagtCCCGTAAAAGGAGCTgcatagacagtttgagtggttgccacagggggatatgactgtgtcacagtatgcgTCGAGGTTTTCTGATTTGGCTCATCATGCcgtctggatggttccgacagatcgtgagaggatcaggagatttgttgatgatCTTAAttatcatctccgtattcttatgaccagagagagtgaTGGGTGCTACCTTctaggaggttgttgatatcgctcgcgagattgagactgTTCGCCGTCAAGAGcgagaggagaggaag
This sequence is a window from Nicotiana sylvestris chromosome 3, ASM39365v2, whole genome shotgun sequence. Protein-coding genes within it:
- the LOC104227293 gene encoding protein LURP-one-related 12; this encodes MNGKAVVEDAYLYSEETNLTVLKTSLFFTGDGFTAYDCKGELVFRVDTYGPDSRDLGELVLMDATGRCLLTVRRKRPSLHNRWEGFLGEREEGQKPIFSVRRSSIIGRSSVTVEVYSNPMEEYQIEGSFAQRNCTFFNADKVSVAEIRRKVDTCANVVLGKDVFSLSVKPGFDGAFAMGLVLVLDQIQGDDYVNPNDNRVDADPISDYPNLSS